In Allocoprobacillus halotolerans, a genomic segment contains:
- a CDS encoding flavodoxin, producing MEILKRQIIAFILMISIICMSVFYFTYQKDEVLIVYFSPGENSKVDIASSCSVTQINDKNIGTIRYLTDKINTFVKGDVFPIKTSEKYSGNINKVVEKAKKEQEKNVYPVISNKIDNLDKYNIIFVGYPIWWSDMPQVMYSFFDEYDFSEKVIIPYSTSKSGRGAQIESKIKELEPNATVKPSLNILSNHVKDSDDAIQKWLKK from the coding sequence ATGGAAATATTAAAAAGACAAATAATTGCATTTATTTTAATGATTTCTATAATTTGTATGTCTGTATTTTATTTTACTTATCAAAAGGATGAAGTATTAATTGTTTATTTTTCTCCTGGAGAAAATAGTAAAGTAGATATAGCTTCATCTTGTAGCGTTACACAAATAAACGATAAAAATATTGGTACAATTCGTTATCTGACAGATAAAATCAATACATTTGTTAAAGGAGATGTATTTCCTATAAAAACTTCAGAAAAATATTCTGGCAATATTAACAAAGTTGTTGAAAAGGCCAAAAAAGAACAAGAAAAAAATGTCTATCCTGTGATTTCTAACAAAATTGATAATTTAGATAAATATAATATTATTTTTGTTGGATATCCCATATGGTGGAGTGATATGCCGCAAGTCATGTATTCTTTTTTTGATGAATATGATTTTTCAGAGAAAGTCATTATTCCATATTCAACAAGTAAATCAGGTAGAGGAGCACAAATAGAATCAAAGATAAAAGAACTAGAACCCAATGCCACAGTAAAACCATCTTTAAATATATTAAGTAATCATGTTAAAGATAGTGACGATGCAATACAAAAATGGTTAAAAAAATAG
- a CDS encoding LCP family protein, with the protein MPCKNANSKLSYSGWWGGVQSSIASIEDKLDIEINYYAKINFDGLIDLVDALDGVKVYSHYTYDAEGYHFTKGYNEVDGEKALIFARARKMLPLNERSRGYQQMELIKGIFSKFSQEPTYSYALNIIDTLENNFTTNLPKKDFIKAYQLVVDLLPELQTMENHSIEGVYKWHYDEVRTNYYQYYFYPDSGELEDVKERIQCILDGK; encoded by the coding sequence ATACCCTGCAAAAATGCCAATAGTAAATTATCTTATAGTGGATGGTGGGGAGGAGTTCAATCCTCTATTGCAAGCATTGAAGATAAATTAGATATTGAAATTAATTATTATGCTAAAATAAATTTTGATGGATTAATTGATTTAGTTGATGCTTTAGATGGTGTTAAAGTATATAGTCATTATACATACGATGCCGAAGGTTATCATTTTACAAAAGGATATAATGAAGTTGATGGAGAAAAAGCTTTAATATTTGCCAGAGCAAGAAAAATGCTTCCTTTAAATGAAAGATCAAGAGGATACCAGCAAATGGAATTGATTAAAGGGATTTTTAGTAAATTTTCCCAAGAACCTACATATAGTTATGCGCTAAATATTATTGATACATTAGAAAATAATTTTACTACAAATCTACCAAAAAAAGATTTTATTAAAGCATATCAATTAGTGGTAGACTTGTTGCCTGAACTTCAAACAATGGAAAATCATTCTATTGAAGGAGTATATAAATGGCATTATGATGAAGTGAGAACCAATTATTATCAATATTATTTTTATCCTGATAGTGGTGAATTAGAAGATGTAAAAGAAAGAATTCAATGTATTTTGGACGGTAAATAA
- the tnpA gene encoding IS66 family insertion sequence element accessory protein TnpA, whose product MKYDWKKIIDDQLNSGLTVNKYCDEHHLALSSFYKNKRKIQKDSVSTDIFLPVGVIDDMPALVSMNIDGHTVEFDSSLLDKVIGALK is encoded by the coding sequence ATGAAATATGATTGGAAAAAGATCATTGATGATCAGCTGAACAGTGGACTCACTGTTAATAAATACTGTGATGAACATCATCTTGCTCTCAGCTCTTTCTATAAAAATAAAAGGAAGATTCAAAAGGATTCGGTTTCTACTGATATCTTTCTGCCTGTTGGAGTTATTGATGACATGCCAGCTCTTGTATCGATGAATATTGATGGTCATACTGTTGAATTTGATTCTTCATTGCTTGATAAAGTCATTGGTGCATTAAAATGA
- the tnpB gene encoding IS66 family insertion sequence element accessory protein TnpB (TnpB, as the term is used for proteins encoded by IS66 family insertion elements, is considered an accessory protein, since TnpC, encoded by a neighboring gene, is a DDE family transposase.) yields the protein MIINTDEIKNIYVSSHYVDMRKSIDGLTQIVNLHFQMNVLDHSLFIFTNKARNRIKILYYESNGFWLFIKRLEHGRFKIEEHDDSNTRKITSTQLNWLLEGLEFEEKFKEKQLLI from the coding sequence ATGATCATTAACACCGATGAAATCAAGAATATATATGTTTCAAGCCATTATGTTGATATGCGAAAGTCGATTGATGGTTTGACACAGATCGTGAATCTTCACTTTCAGATGAATGTTCTTGATCATAGTTTGTTTATCTTTACAAACAAAGCCAGAAACAGGATCAAGATACTCTATTATGAATCCAATGGTTTCTGGCTGTTCATCAAAAGACTTGAACATGGCAGGTTCAAGATTGAAGAACATGATGATTCCAATACAAGAAAAATAACTTCCACTCAGCTCAACTGGCTTTTGGAAGGCCTTGAATTTGAAGAAAAATTCAAAGAAAAACAGCTTCTCATCTAA
- the tnpC gene encoding IS66 family transposase: MTYKRKKKNNKRGIDISSLPAVTKIYDLENKNCPDCGEPLRKIGENIRKELVYYPARYEVIEHVQYVYTCDRCEEDSLKSKIFKADMKASVIYKSFASPSLLSYIIDNKFNKALPLYRQEVMFNQIGLKLSRQTMANWMIKLHDEYFKRMTDYMHKTLLQSEYLHADETTNQVLNVPDQKPTTKSYMWVYKTGRSEDKQIVHFIYENTRGHEHAKKHLEGYHNILQTDGYQAYDKLDDIRHMGCWAHCRRKYLEALDGAPSDTDLKGTASYRLLHKINKLFTLEKKLKGKSYEEIKDTRQEEAKPIIDDFFKDVKECAKVAVEKTKLSQALTYSINQEENLRLYLEEGRIEISNNRAENSIRPFCVGRRNWLFSNTVKGAEASAAIYSLLETAKLNNLKPYDYFEYLLTALTEIDINDDKELEKIMPWSKSLPENIYLTKKS, translated from the coding sequence GTGACATATAAACGAAAAAAGAAAAACAATAAACGTGGCATTGATATTTCATCATTACCCGCTGTAACAAAGATTTATGATCTAGAAAACAAGAACTGTCCTGACTGTGGTGAGCCATTAAGAAAGATTGGTGAAAACATCAGAAAAGAACTTGTCTATTATCCTGCAAGGTATGAGGTTATTGAGCATGTTCAATATGTCTATACCTGTGACAGATGTGAGGAAGATTCATTAAAATCAAAAATATTCAAGGCAGATATGAAAGCTTCTGTTATCTATAAGAGTTTTGCATCACCATCACTTTTATCATATATTATTGATAATAAATTCAATAAGGCATTGCCTTTATACAGACAGGAAGTGATGTTCAATCAGATTGGATTGAAACTATCAAGACAGACAATGGCCAACTGGATGATCAAGCTTCATGATGAATATTTCAAAAGAATGACTGATTATATGCATAAGACACTTCTTCAAAGTGAATATCTGCATGCGGATGAAACAACAAATCAGGTTTTGAATGTTCCAGACCAGAAACCAACAACAAAATCCTATATGTGGGTATACAAGACAGGACGAAGTGAAGACAAGCAAATTGTTCATTTCATTTATGAAAACACAAGAGGTCATGAACATGCAAAGAAACATCTTGAAGGATATCATAATATACTTCAGACAGATGGATATCAGGCCTATGACAAACTTGATGATATCAGACACATGGGATGCTGGGCACATTGTCGTCGAAAGTATTTAGAAGCACTTGATGGTGCACCATCTGATACAGATCTAAAAGGTACTGCAAGTTACAGACTTCTTCATAAGATCAATAAGCTTTTTACGCTTGAAAAGAAATTAAAAGGCAAAAGCTATGAAGAGATCAAAGACACAAGGCAAGAAGAAGCAAAGCCAATCATTGATGATTTCTTCAAGGATGTCAAGGAATGTGCAAAAGTAGCAGTTGAAAAGACCAAACTCAGCCAAGCCTTAACATACAGCATCAACCAGGAAGAAAACTTAAGATTGTATCTTGAAGAAGGTCGTATTGAAATATCCAACAATCGAGCAGAAAATTCAATTCGTCCATTCTGCGTAGGTCGTCGCAACTGGCTGTTTTCAAACACAGTTAAAGGAGCAGAAGCAAGTGCAGCAATCTATTCGCTCCTTGAAACAGCAAAACTTAATAATCTCAAGCCATATGATTATTTTGAATATCTTTTAACAGCATTAACTGAAATAGATATTAATGATGACAAGGAACTAGAAAAGATCATGCCATGGTCAAAATCATTACCAGAAAACATATATCTGACTAAAAAATCGTAG
- a CDS encoding acyltransferase family protein — MHMKKERLLYLDILRTLAIILVVLCHAIELFYPSSYSNALPSSNISFYIQSLLYLLSRLGVPIFLMITGILMMNNSEMDIAIFYKKYLVPLFIITEIWIVINNLFENFIFQINLDITSMFYQMLFLEPLKMKQMCYMPLILGVYLFIPFIKIGIQKYANNKIIFIPICLGVIAYFLNPTINILISAHFPDSILKSVNLDLSFIGGFAGIYIDWICF; from the coding sequence ATGCATATGAAAAAAGAGAGATTATTATATTTAGATATTCTAAGAACATTAGCTATTATATTAGTTGTTCTTTGCCATGCAATTGAGCTATTTTATCCATCATCTTATAGCAATGCATTACCATCTTCAAATATATCTTTTTATATTCAAAGTTTACTATATCTTCTATCACGATTGGGAGTACCGATCTTTTTAATGATAACTGGTATTCTTATGATGAATAATAGTGAAATGGATATTGCTATATTTTATAAAAAATATTTAGTTCCACTTTTTATAATAACTGAGATATGGATAGTTATAAATAATCTATTTGAAAATTTTATTTTTCAAATAAATTTGGATATAACAAGCATGTTTTATCAAATGTTATTTCTAGAACCATTAAAAATGAAACAAATGTGCTACATGCCTCTTATTCTAGGAGTATATTTATTTATACCATTTATAAAGATAGGAATTCAAAAATACGCAAACAACAAAATTATTTTTATACCCATATGTTTAGGAGTTATTGCTTATTTTTTAAATCCAACAATAAATATACTTATAAGTGCCCATTTTCCAGATAGTATTCTCAAATCAGTTAATTTAGATTTATCATTCATTGGTGGATTTGCTGGAATATATATTGACTGGATATGTTTTTAA
- a CDS encoding GH25 family lysozyme — MKKILKIFFIFCFVGILSTYDVYASDSQSGYWAWTESGWKYYDENGHTLKGWQYLNGHTYLFNEDGGYTIGWYYNDEGYHYFNEEGHMLVGWQTVNGKRYYFNSRGIITKGWLNQNGKKYYFNNEGHMLAGTHTIDGKIRYFKSNGELGLGWQWTETGWKYFDRNGNTLNGWQSLNGYTYLFNSDGGYTIGWYYNDEGYHYFNEEGHMLVGWQTVNGKRYYFNSRGIITKGWLNQNGKKYYFNNEGHMLAGTHTIDGKIRYFKSNGELGLGWQWTETGWKYFDRNGNTLNGWQSLNGYTYLFNSDGGYTIGWYYNDEGYHYFNEEGHMLVGWQTVNGKRYYFNSRGIITKRWLNQNGKKYYFNNEGHMLAGTHTIDGKIRYFKSNGELGLGWQWTETGWKYFDRNGNTLNGWQSLNGYTYLFNSDGGYTIGWYYNDEGYHYFNEEGHMLVGWQTVNGKRYYFNSRGIITKGWMNQNGKKYYFNNEGHMLTGYQIINGKEYNFGTNGIQQDGWCSSTDGVRYFKNGNTLKAWQSINGKTYYFSNDGIMKTGWYQNEDGMHYFDSDGSMVVGTKTIEGTTYHFDDRGVCSIGWVKQNGQKKLYNSYGELIEGADALVIDISKWNGNIDWDTIKKEGMVDKVILRCGYYSHTNDNVVIDPQFLKNAQALERLNIPYGVYFFSYATNVEGAKKEAYATLDLIKGRKLSLPVYYDLEYTDNVGNISASTYTDMANTYCHIIGDAGYTPGIYANLNYWNNKLYDSSLNKYEKWVAQYGHSSQPIIKHCTYKGTYRMWQYTSSGSINGIKGRVDMNAYFSSKKTGPTN; from the coding sequence ATGAAAAAAATACTTAAAATTTTCTTTATTTTCTGTTTTGTAGGAATTTTATCTACCTACGATGTTTATGCCAGTGATAGTCAAAGTGGATATTGGGCTTGGACAGAATCAGGTTGGAAGTATTATGATGAAAATGGTCATACTTTAAAAGGTTGGCAATATCTTAATGGACATACATATCTATTCAATGAAGATGGAGGATATACAATTGGCTGGTACTATAATGATGAAGGCTATCATTATTTCAATGAAGAAGGTCATATGCTGGTAGGTTGGCAGACTGTCAATGGAAAAAGATACTATTTTAATAGTCGAGGTATCATCACTAAAGGGTGGTTGAATCAAAATGGAAAAAAATATTATTTTAATAATGAAGGACATATGTTGGCAGGTACGCATACTATTGATGGAAAAATAAGATACTTTAAATCAAATGGAGAACTTGGGCTAGGATGGCAATGGACAGAGACCGGTTGGAAATATTTTGATCGAAATGGAAACACATTGAATGGTTGGCAATCATTAAATGGATATACTTATTTATTCAATAGTGATGGTGGATATACAATTGGCTGGTACTATAATGATGAAGGCTATCATTATTTCAATGAAGAAGGCCATATGCTAGTTGGTTGGCAGACTGTCAATGGAAAAAGATACTATTTTAATAGTCGAGGTATCATCACTAAAGGGTGGTTGAATCAAAATGGAAAAAAATATTATTTTAATAATGAAGGACATATGTTGGCAGGTACGCATACTATTGATGGAAAAATAAGATACTTTAAATCAAATGGAGAACTTGGGCTAGGATGGCAATGGACAGAGACCGGTTGGAAATATTTTGATCGAAATGGAAACACATTGAATGGTTGGCAATCATTAAATGGATATACTTATTTATTCAATAGTGATGGTGGATATACAATTGGCTGGTACTATAATGATGAAGGCTATCATTATTTCAATGAAGAAGGTCATATGCTGGTAGGTTGGCAGACTGTCAATGGAAAAAGATACTATTTTAATAGTCGAGGTATCATCACTAAAAGGTGGTTGAATCAAAATGGAAAAAAATATTATTTTAATAATGAAGGACATATGTTGGCAGGTACGCATACTATTGATGGAAAAATAAGATACTTTAAATCAAATGGAGAACTTGGGCTAGGATGGCAATGGACAGAGACCGGTTGGAAATATTTTGATCGAAATGGAAACACATTGAATGGTTGGCAATCATTAAATGGATATACTTATTTATTCAATAGTGATGGTGGATATACAATTGGCTGGTACTATAATGATGAAGGCTATCATTATTTCAATGAAGAAGGTCATATGCTGGTAGGTTGGCAGACTGTCAATGGAAAAAGGTATTATTTCAATAGTCGTGGTATCATTACTAAAGGCTGGATGAATCAAAATGGCAAAAAGTATTATTTTAATAATGAAGGGCATATGTTAACTGGCTACCAAATTATAAATGGAAAAGAATATAATTTTGGTACTAATGGAATTCAGCAAGATGGCTGGTGTTCTTCAACTGATGGTGTTAGATATTTTAAGAATGGAAACACACTAAAAGCTTGGCAATCTATAAATGGAAAAACTTATTATTTTTCTAATGATGGAATTATGAAAACTGGCTGGTATCAAAATGAAGATGGTATGCATTATTTTGATTCAGATGGTAGTATGGTTGTAGGAACAAAAACAATAGAAGGAACAACATATCATTTTGATGATAGAGGTGTGTGTTCAATAGGTTGGGTTAAACAAAACGGTCAAAAGAAACTTTATAACAGTTATGGAGAACTTATTGAAGGTGCTGATGCACTTGTCATTGATATTTCTAAATGGAATGGTAATATTGATTGGGATACTATAAAAAAAGAAGGAATGGTAGATAAAGTTATTTTACGTTGTGGATATTACAGTCATACCAATGATAATGTTGTTATTGATCCCCAATTTTTAAAAAATGCTCAAGCTCTAGAAAGATTAAATATTCCTTATGGTGTATATTTCTTTAGTTATGCAACTAATGTTGAAGGAGCAAAAAAAGAGGCTTATGCAACCTTAGATTTAATAAAAGGTAGAAAATTATCTTTACCAGTTTATTACGATTTAGAGTATACAGATAATGTTGGAAATATTTCTGCTAGTACATATACAGATATGGCAAATACATATTGTCATATTATTGGAGATGCTGGTTATACTCCAGGAATTTATGCTAACTTAAATTACTGGAATAATAAACTATATGATAGTTCCTTAAATAAATATGAAAAATGGGTAGCTCAATATGGACATAGTAGCCAACCTATTATCAAACATTGTACTTATAAAGGGACATATAGAATGTGGCAATATACTTCTTCAGGTTCTATTAATGGTATTAAAGGAAGAGTAGATATGAATGCATATTTTTCTTCTAAAAAGACTGGTCCAACAAATTAA